A genomic stretch from Lathyrus oleraceus cultivar Zhongwan6 chromosome 2, CAAS_Psat_ZW6_1.0, whole genome shotgun sequence includes:
- the LOC127122565 gene encoding uncharacterized mitochondrial protein AtMg00810-like produces the protein MPPGISIDSSSKVCKLQKSLYGLKQASRQWYSKLSSFLISLGYAQSQADHSLYVKSYHNCFTAILVYVDDKVIAGSSLSEIAQVKQVLDQKFRIKDLGKLRFFLGFEIARSSQGIFINQRKYTLELLEDTGFLAAKPSSVPFDPNLKLSPTDGAPLADPTLYRRLIGRLIYLTNTRPDISFALQHLILYVSKPHDSHYQAATKVLKFLKYTPAKGIIFSASSILKLCAFADSDWARCPTTRKSVTGFCVILSSSLLCWKSKKQNTVSRSSTEAEYRALASLTCEIQWLHYLFNDFNISFSQPAAVSCDSKSAIS, from the exons ATGCCTCCTGGAATTTCTATTGATTCTTCTTCTAAGGTGTGCAAGTTGCAAAAATCCTTATATGGTCTCAAGCAGGCAAGCAGACAATGGTACTCTAAACTCTCATCTTTTCTGATTTCTTTAGGATATGCTCAATCTCAAGCTGATCACTCTTTGTATGTGAAGTCTTACCATAATTGTTTTACTGCTATCTTAGTGTATGTTGATGACAAAGTCATTGCTGGAAGTTCTTTGTCTGAGATTGCACAAGTTAAGCAGGTTTTAGATCAGAAATTTCGAATAAAAGACCTTGGTAAGCTCAGGTTCTTTTTGGGATTCGAAATTGCTAGATCCTCTCAGGGCATTTTCATAAATCAGAGGAAATACACTCTTGAATTGTTGGAGGACACAGGTTTTCTTGCAGCCAAACCATCCTCTGTTCCTTTTGATCCGAACCTCAAGCTTTCTCCTACTGATGGTGCTCCTCTAGCTGATCCCACCCTGTATAGAAGACTCATTGGAAGATTGATCTACTTGACCAACACTAGGCCAGATATCTCATTTGCTTTGCAACATCTGATTCTATACGTTTCTAAACCTCATGATTCTCATTATCAGGCTGCTACTAAGGTGTTGAAATTCCTTAAGTATACTCCGGCTAAAGGCATCATATTCTCAGCTTCCAGCATTCTTAAATTGTGTGCTTTTGCTGATTCTGACTGGGCCAGGTGTCCCACCACAAGGAAATCTGTTACTGGTTTTTGTGTGATTCTTAGCTCTTCTCTTCTTTGCTGGAAGTCCAAGAAACAAAACACAGTATCCAGATCCTCTACTGAGGCCGAGTACAGAGCTTTAGCTTCTCTTACTTGTGAGATTCAATGGTTACATTACTTGTTTAATGACTTCAACATTAGTTTTTCTCAACCAGCAGCCGTTTCTTGTGATAGCAAATCTGCTATCT CTTAA